From a region of the Synechococcus sp. RS9916 genome:
- a CDS encoding phycobiliprotein lyase — MTDASTTASANPVTELPFPPSSLQEFLQLCDGRWMSLRSTFALDGSDDWHNSTRGEVTMQHQSCAAGSEQLVVGDGQGKTLSSLSFAADGGLQRQGEGSQAGADGRWELREGGCLELSIPSGDGAVVLERIWFTKANLRLRSTTLVDRDGTPQQANFCSEIRRVSAPST; from the coding sequence ATGACCGACGCCTCCACCACCGCCTCCGCCAACCCGGTGACTGAGTTGCCCTTTCCGCCCTCAAGCCTGCAGGAGTTTCTGCAGCTCTGCGATGGCCGCTGGATGAGCCTGCGCAGCACCTTTGCGCTGGATGGCTCCGACGACTGGCACAACAGCACGCGGGGTGAGGTGACGATGCAGCATCAGTCCTGCGCCGCAGGATCCGAGCAATTGGTGGTCGGCGATGGCCAAGGCAAGACCCTGAGCAGCCTTAGCTTCGCCGCTGATGGCGGGCTGCAGCGCCAAGGCGAAGGCTCACAGGCAGGGGCGGATGGCCGTTGGGAGCTGCGGGAGGGCGGCTGCCTGGAACTGAGCATCCCCAGCGGCGATGGTGCCGTGGTGCTGGAGCGCATCTGGTTCACCAAGGCGAATCTGCGCCTGCGCAGCACCACCCTGGTGGACCGCGATGGCACACCGCAGCAGGCCAATTTCTGCTCCGAAATCCGCCGGGTCTCCGCCCCCAGCACCTGA
- a CDS encoding PhoH family protein, whose amino-acid sequence MAEANASGRFVFDLPTPESALALAGPSEQTLRQLEALTGTSLVMRGLQLEISGRPSQLERTAAVVELLRSLWQEGETVSPVDLQAALQALDTGRNQDHAAMGQQVLARSQRGNLLRPRTLRQKTYVEAMERHDLTFALGPAGTGKTFLATVLAVRMLTERKVERLILTRPAVEAGERLGFLPGDLQQKVDPYLRPLYDALHSLLGPEKTSALLEKGVIEVAPLAYMRGRTLSEAFVILDEAQNTTPAQMRMVLTRLGERSRMVVTGDITQVDLPAGQLSGLVEAAQVLEGVEGVAVCKLTSADVVRHPLVQRVVEAYAKRDKANGGPPSTAPRSRRT is encoded by the coding sequence ATGGCCGAGGCCAACGCTTCCGGCCGTTTCGTTTTCGATCTTCCCACCCCAGAATCGGCCCTCGCACTTGCGGGGCCCTCTGAACAGACCCTGCGTCAACTGGAAGCTCTCACGGGAACTTCGTTGGTGATGCGGGGTCTTCAACTGGAAATCAGTGGTCGACCGAGCCAGCTGGAACGCACAGCAGCCGTTGTCGAGCTGCTCCGATCGCTCTGGCAGGAAGGAGAAACGGTCTCGCCAGTGGATCTGCAGGCAGCCCTCCAAGCTCTCGACACAGGCCGCAACCAGGACCATGCGGCGATGGGGCAGCAGGTGCTGGCCCGCAGTCAGCGCGGCAATCTGCTGCGCCCGCGCACCCTGCGCCAGAAAACCTATGTGGAGGCCATGGAACGCCATGACCTCACCTTTGCGCTCGGCCCTGCCGGGACAGGGAAAACCTTCCTGGCCACCGTGCTGGCGGTGCGCATGCTCACCGAACGCAAGGTGGAACGGCTGATTCTCACGCGGCCAGCCGTGGAAGCAGGCGAGCGACTTGGCTTTCTCCCCGGCGATTTGCAGCAAAAAGTGGATCCCTACCTGCGGCCGCTCTACGACGCACTACACAGCCTGCTGGGTCCGGAAAAAACCAGTGCCCTGTTGGAAAAAGGGGTAATCGAAGTGGCACCGCTGGCCTACATGCGGGGGCGCACCCTTTCGGAAGCGTTTGTGATCCTCGATGAAGCTCAGAACACCACTCCAGCGCAGATGCGCATGGTGCTCACCCGCCTGGGCGAGCGCTCTCGCATGGTGGTGACAGGCGACATCACCCAGGTGGATCTACCGGCCGGTCAACTGAGCGGATTGGTGGAGGCTGCCCAGGTGCTGGAGGGTGTGGAAGGTGTAGCGGTCTGCAAGCTCACCTCGGCCGATGTGGTGCGCCACCCCCTCGTGCAACGGGTGGTGGAGGCCTACGCCAAGCGCGATAAAGCCAATGGCGGGCCACCATCGACAGCCCCGCGATCCCGCCGGACCTGA
- the ffh gene encoding signal recognition particle protein: protein MFDELSARFEDAVKGLKGQDKISETNVDGALKEVRRALLEADVSLPVVKDFVAEVREKAVGAEVVRGVSPDQKFIQVVHEQLVEVMGGGNAPLAKADQAPTVVLMAGLQGAGKTTATAKLGLHLKDQGRRALMVGADVYRPAAIEQLRTLGEQIDVEVFSLGAEAKPEDIAAAGLAKAKEEGFDTLLVDTAGRLQIDTSMMEEMVRIRTAVQPDEVLLVVDSMIGQEAAELTRAFHEQVGITGAVLTKLDGDSRGGAALSIRKVSGQPIKFMGTGEKVEALQPFHPERMASRILGMGDVLTLVEKAQKEVELADVEKMQKKLQEASFDFSDFLQQMRLIKRMGSLGGLMKMIPGMNKLDDGMLKQGEQQLKKIEAMIGSMTAAERTQPELLAAQPSRRRRIAAGCGYQPADVDKVLADFQKMRGFMQQMTQGGGMPGMPGMGGFPGMGGGMPGMGGGMPGMGMPGMGMPGMGGGGRPGRGGGAPRRQRPVKKKKGFGEL from the coding sequence ATGTTCGACGAGCTGTCAGCCCGCTTTGAAGATGCGGTCAAAGGGCTGAAGGGTCAGGACAAGATCTCCGAAACCAACGTGGATGGCGCTCTGAAAGAAGTGCGCCGGGCCCTACTGGAGGCCGACGTCAGCCTTCCGGTGGTCAAGGACTTTGTCGCCGAGGTGCGCGAGAAAGCCGTAGGCGCGGAAGTGGTGCGGGGAGTCAGCCCGGATCAGAAGTTCATCCAGGTGGTGCACGAGCAACTGGTGGAGGTAATGGGGGGAGGCAACGCGCCTCTCGCCAAGGCCGACCAGGCCCCGACTGTGGTGCTGATGGCAGGCCTTCAGGGTGCGGGTAAGACCACGGCCACCGCCAAGCTGGGCCTCCACCTCAAAGATCAGGGCCGCCGAGCGCTGATGGTGGGTGCTGACGTCTACCGCCCTGCCGCCATCGAGCAGCTGCGCACCCTGGGCGAGCAGATCGACGTGGAGGTGTTCAGCCTCGGCGCTGAAGCTAAACCGGAAGACATCGCCGCAGCGGGTCTGGCCAAAGCCAAGGAGGAAGGCTTCGACACCCTGCTGGTGGACACCGCCGGTCGCCTGCAGATCGACACCTCAATGATGGAGGAGATGGTGCGAATCCGCACCGCTGTGCAGCCCGATGAAGTGCTGCTGGTGGTGGATTCGATGATCGGCCAGGAAGCAGCCGAACTCACCCGAGCCTTCCACGAACAGGTGGGCATCACCGGCGCTGTGCTCACGAAGCTCGACGGCGACTCCCGCGGTGGCGCTGCCCTTTCAATTCGCAAGGTGAGCGGTCAGCCGATCAAGTTCATGGGCACCGGCGAAAAGGTGGAAGCCCTGCAGCCGTTCCATCCCGAGCGAATGGCCAGCCGCATCCTCGGCATGGGCGACGTGCTCACCCTGGTGGAGAAGGCCCAGAAGGAGGTCGAACTCGCCGACGTCGAGAAGATGCAGAAAAAACTGCAGGAGGCCTCGTTTGACTTCTCCGACTTCCTGCAGCAGATGCGCCTGATCAAGCGCATGGGATCGCTGGGCGGGCTGATGAAAATGATCCCGGGCATGAACAAGCTCGACGACGGCATGCTCAAGCAGGGCGAGCAGCAGCTCAAAAAGATTGAAGCGATGATCGGCTCGATGACGGCAGCCGAACGCACCCAGCCCGAACTGCTGGCGGCCCAACCGTCCCGTCGTCGTCGCATCGCCGCCGGTTGCGGCTACCAGCCTGCCGATGTGGACAAGGTGCTGGCTGATTTCCAGAAGATGCGCGGCTTCATGCAGCAGATGACCCAGGGCGGTGGGATGCCGGGCATGCCCGGCATGGGCGGCTTCCCAGGCATGGGTGGTGGCATGCCCGGAATGGGGGGCGGCATGCCAGGCATGGGAATGCCCGGGATGGGGATGCCAGGCATGGGCGGCGGCGGCCGACCTGGCCGCGGTGGTGGGGCCCCTCGCCGTCAGCGCCCGGTCAAGAAGAAGAAGGGTTTCGGGGAGCTGTAA
- a CDS encoding Bax inhibitor-1 family protein, with protein MPASSNFQEAIREAQSSALVGPNVVNKALPYVGGGMVLTAAGVLGGMETMASIGYSTFKGLSLVAIIPWFILFFVAQNAANKANNGTALPLMATFSLLTGFTLTGLVVQAIAVAGAASIGIAALATGLTFAVASVFGRRMSDSVGQALTSVVSLGLMGLMLAMVGIFIGSFFIPDLYQGTNLFIAGFGTVLFVGMAFVDFYTMPRMYRDDQYLAGALGMYLTYINLFVFVLRLIIALQGGGRRD; from the coding sequence ATGCCAGCCAGCAGCAATTTCCAAGAGGCCATCCGCGAGGCGCAATCCAGCGCGCTTGTGGGGCCCAACGTGGTCAACAAAGCCCTGCCCTACGTGGGTGGCGGCATGGTTCTGACGGCCGCCGGCGTGCTGGGCGGTATGGAGACCATGGCCTCGATCGGCTATTCCACCTTCAAAGGCCTGTCCCTGGTCGCGATCATTCCCTGGTTCATCCTGTTTTTTGTTGCCCAAAACGCGGCCAACAAGGCCAACAACGGCACTGCACTGCCGCTGATGGCCACGTTCAGCCTGCTCACTGGCTTCACCCTGACTGGGCTGGTGGTTCAGGCCATCGCCGTTGCCGGCGCTGCGTCGATCGGCATCGCGGCCCTGGCGACGGGCCTCACCTTCGCGGTGGCCTCCGTGTTTGGTCGCCGCATGAGCGACAGCGTCGGACAGGCGCTCACCTCCGTCGTCAGCCTTGGTCTGATGGGCCTGATGCTGGCCATGGTTGGCATCTTCATCGGCAGCTTCTTCATTCCCGATCTCTACCAAGGCACCAACCTGTTCATCGCCGGCTTCGGCACCGTGTTGTTCGTGGGCATGGCATTCGTGGACTTCTACACGATGCCCCGCATGTATCGGGATGATCAGTACCTGGCAGGCGCCCTTGGCATGTACCTGACCTACATCAACCTGTTCGTCTTCGTGTTGCGTCTGATCATTGCCCTTCAGGGCGGTGGCCGCCGCGACTGA
- the rpsP gene encoding 30S ribosomal protein S16 produces the protein MIKLRLKRFGKKREASFRLVACNSTSRRDGRPLQELGFYNPRTKETRLDAEGLRERLSQGAQPTDAVRSLLEKGGLLEKTIRPAETIGKAKQAAAREAAVKQAAKEAAEAKAAAEAEAKAAAEAPAEDGDSAEA, from the coding sequence ATGATCAAGCTCCGCCTGAAGCGGTTCGGTAAGAAGCGGGAAGCGAGCTTCCGCCTCGTGGCCTGCAACAGCACGTCGCGTCGCGATGGACGCCCCCTGCAGGAGCTGGGCTTCTACAACCCCCGCACCAAAGAAACCCGACTGGACGCAGAAGGCCTGCGTGAGCGCCTGAGCCAGGGTGCTCAGCCCACCGATGCCGTGCGCTCCCTGCTCGAAAAGGGTGGTCTGCTCGAGAAAACCATCCGCCCCGCCGAGACCATCGGCAAGGCCAAGCAAGCTGCAGCGCGCGAAGCCGCCGTGAAGCAGGCCGCCAAGGAAGCTGCTGAAGCGAAGGCTGCTGCTGAAGCTGAAGCCAAGGCCGCTGCCGAGGCTCCCGCGGAAGACGGCGACTCCGCTGAGGCCTGA
- the era gene encoding GTPase Era, giving the protein MVATKADQGSTFRSGFVALIGRPNVGKSTLVNQLVGDKVAITSPVAQTTRNRLRAILTTETAQLILVDTPGIHKPHHLLGERLVQSARAAIGEVDQVLLLLEGCEQPGKGDAFIVNLLQQQRLPVQVVLNKWDRVPVETRPEADAAYRELLSTTNWPLHHCSALSGEGCPDLVEAISAQMPEGPQLYPPDMVSDQPERLLMAELIREQVLTHTREEVPHSVAVQIERVEDMPAKGQGKSRTAVLATVLVERKSQKGILIGKGGAMLKTIGQGARLQMQTLIDGPVYLELFVKVVPNWRTSAAKLNELGYSDDRM; this is encoded by the coding sequence ATGGTTGCAACGAAAGCCGATCAAGGCAGCACGTTCCGGTCGGGCTTCGTGGCGTTGATCGGCAGACCCAACGTCGGCAAATCAACCTTGGTCAACCAACTGGTGGGCGACAAGGTCGCGATCACTTCACCGGTGGCCCAAACCACCCGTAATCGCCTGCGGGCCATCCTCACCACGGAAACAGCTCAGTTGATCCTGGTGGATACCCCAGGGATCCACAAACCGCATCACTTACTCGGGGAGCGCCTGGTGCAAAGCGCCCGAGCGGCGATCGGGGAAGTGGATCAAGTGCTGCTGCTGTTGGAGGGGTGTGAGCAGCCAGGCAAGGGTGACGCCTTCATCGTCAACCTGCTTCAGCAGCAGCGCCTGCCGGTGCAAGTCGTGCTGAACAAGTGGGATCGGGTGCCTGTGGAGACGCGGCCCGAAGCGGATGCGGCTTACCGGGAACTTCTCAGCACAACCAATTGGCCGCTGCACCACTGCAGCGCGCTCAGCGGCGAGGGCTGCCCAGATCTGGTGGAGGCCATCAGTGCCCAGATGCCCGAAGGGCCGCAGCTCTATCCACCCGACATGGTGAGCGATCAGCCCGAACGGTTGCTGATGGCAGAGCTCATCCGAGAGCAGGTGCTGACCCACACCCGCGAGGAAGTGCCCCACAGCGTGGCGGTGCAGATCGAACGGGTGGAAGACATGCCCGCCAAAGGACAAGGCAAGAGCCGCACGGCCGTGCTGGCCACGGTGCTGGTGGAACGCAAAAGCCAGAAGGGAATCCTGATCGGCAAAGGCGGCGCCATGCTCAAAACCATCGGCCAGGGGGCCCGCCTGCAGATGCAGACCCTGATCGATGGACCGGTGTATCTAGAGCTGTTCGTCAAGGTGGTGCCCAACTGGCGCACCAGCGCCGCCAAGCTGAATGAGCTGGGCTACAGCGACGATCGAATGTGA